In Procambarus clarkii isolate CNS0578487 chromosome 6, FALCON_Pclarkii_2.0, whole genome shotgun sequence, one DNA window encodes the following:
- the LOC123751909 gene encoding cytochrome c-like has product MGEREKGKKIFMQRCAQCHTVELNGKHKTGSNLNGLFGRQTGQASGYIYTYANKAKSITWDKDNLDIYLTNPKKFIPGTKMVFVGLKKKNERADLIAYLETSTK; this is encoded by the coding sequence atgggtgagagggaaaaaggtaagaagatctttatgcagaggtgtgcacagtgtcacactgttgaatTAAACGGCAAGCACAAAACTGGATCCAATCTAAATGGCCTCTTCGGCCGCCAAACTGGTCAGGCTTCTGGCTATATTTACACTTATGCCAACAAGGCCAAGAGTATCACGTGGGACAAAGATAATCTGGATATCTACTTGACCAACCCCAAGAAATTTATTCCAGGCACAAAGATGGTGTTCGTTGGtcttaagaagaagaatgagcgtgcagacttgattgcttacctggaaacctccaccaagtag